The DNA sequence TCTTTTACAGTTAGTAAATTATTCTGATGATGATCTTTAATAATTACATCATGTAAAGTAAGATTTCCAAAATAATCAACTTCAATTCTTTGAGCAGAAATCGAAGTTTTGAATTCTTGGTTTAAATAGGAAAGTGCCTCTTTTGCTATTTTATCTTTAACAGATGGTAAATTTATAACAATAATTAAAGATAGAAGTAGTAAAAATAAAATGCAAAATGCATAGAGAATTGCCTTGGATGACTTAAAAAATATTTTTTTAATTAGTAACTTTGTCATAAATGAAAACACCCATTATTTTAGGAATAGAATCGTCATGTGATGATACATCAGCAGCTGTAATACAAGGTAAAAAAATACTATCTAATGTAGTATCTACCCAAAAAATACACCAAAATTATGGCGGTGTAGTTCCGGAATTAGCCTCTCGTGCTCATTTACAAAATATTATCCCCGTTGTACATCAAGCAATTCAATTAGCAAATATAAATAAAAAAGCAATTGATGCGATATCTTTTACCCGTGGTCCGGGTTTATTAGGATCCTTATTAGTAGGGACCAGTTTTGCAAAATCATTATCTATGTCATTGAACGTTCCTCTTATTGAAGTTAATCACATGCAAGGGCATATATTTGCACATTTTATTGAGGATGAATCTAAAGAAAATATATCATTTCCATTTTTATGTCTTACGGTAAGTGGTGGACATACCCAAATTGTTCAGGTAAATGATTATTTTGATATGGAAGTGTTGGGAGAAACTTTGGATGATGCGGCGGGTGAAGCTTTTGATAAGATAGGTAAAATTTTGGGACTTGAATATCCGGCAGGACCTACAATTGATAAACTTTCTCAAAATGGAGATAAACATAAATTTAAATTTCCGTTGCCAAAATTGGAAGGAATCAAATTTTCTTTTAGTGGCATAAAGACTTCCGTGCTTTATTTCATACAAAAAGAACTACAGAAAAACCCGGACTTTATAAAAGAGAATCTTGAAGATATATGTGCATCCGTCCAAAAAACAATTCTATCTTCATTGTTAGATAAATTAAAGTTGGCTATTGAAATTACGGGTATTAAAAATGTAGCAATTGCCGGTGGTGTTTCGGCGAATTCGGAGTTAAGAAGAGAAATAAAAAAATTAGAATTAGAGAAAAATTGTAATACTTTTATCCCCAAATTCGAATACACAACAGACAATGCAGCCATGATTGCCGTGGTAGGAAGCATTAAATATGAACATAATAAATTCTCTGATCTTAAAACTATAGCTACCGCTAGATATAAAATGTAAGATTATGATTGGTAATAACTTTTATAAAAAAAGCTTACTATTTATTTTAAGTTTATTAATTTTTAATTCCTGTAAAAAAGAGTCCCTATTGTTTAACGATGATTTTCATACCAATACCAATCATTGGGATACGATATCTACAGATGCACTATATACTAAACTTGAAGAAGGAAATTTATTGATGAAGGCTGATTTGAAAAATGTTTTAAATTATTCTTTACTCTCCCTTCCAATATCCGATCGAAATATTACCTATACTACTTCATTAC is a window from the Apibacter sp. B3706 genome containing:
- the tsaD gene encoding tRNA (adenosine(37)-N6)-threonylcarbamoyltransferase complex transferase subunit TsaD, with translation MKTPIILGIESSCDDTSAAVIQGKKILSNVVSTQKIHQNYGGVVPELASRAHLQNIIPVVHQAIQLANINKKAIDAISFTRGPGLLGSLLVGTSFAKSLSMSLNVPLIEVNHMQGHIFAHFIEDESKENISFPFLCLTVSGGHTQIVQVNDYFDMEVLGETLDDAAGEAFDKIGKILGLEYPAGPTIDKLSQNGDKHKFKFPLPKLEGIKFSFSGIKTSVLYFIQKELQKNPDFIKENLEDICASVQKTILSSLLDKLKLAIEITGIKNVAIAGGVSANSELRREIKKLELEKNCNTFIPKFEYTTDNAAMIAVVGSIKYEHNKFSDLKTIATARYKM